A genome region from Rhodothermales bacterium includes the following:
- a CDS encoding phosphotransferase codes for MPNRPPSPSVETRDVRADTYDDAMPRIPHRGHYSRDRADDRLEWVRQRTGAPLVELGTYGTDPETLRGNVENFIGMVQVPVGVGGPLLVRGEHVDDYIVAPLATTEGTLVASLSRGSRALSLAGGVRARVVHQQMTRAPMFTCGSLDDAFRLLRWLEGHLDDLRAAVRTASQRAELVAVRGFVSGAVLHVRFLYRTADAAGQNMTTAATHHACEWVLEHLPPDVDLVRYVIEGNFSSDKKASFLSFIEGRGTRVVAEAKLPGAVLRDVLKVEPSDLLSTWSGFVSASVGAGMMGLNVNVANTIAALFTATGQDIACVHESSVGQLDVRPDGDGIYVSLVLPSLVIGTVGGGTGLPTQREALEMLGCYGAGKGGRLAEIVAAFALALDLSTLSAITAGHFAAAHERLGRNRPDLGVKAEDFNEGLFERLLSDEDGPVAVGSAEPIPMDTSASILSDLAATELSNKRVGLFPYEVRYTREGVRGTVRLVLKVKATDSEVVGALNKMAQGCGGPLSSAFGRLGLQTDFRGCHERELALARLPQQKFTRIAPKIYGTWHDADREVCVIAMELLEDVTHVGTADRPDAWSRDDIAVVLNDLAPFHALHLGRTDSLPEDLCLSPRTTHATGGLAELWRALADHGAVEFPGTYTPERLRMVRALIDSIEEWWPTLEAMPRTLVHNDFNPRNLCLRRGGDGARLCAYDWELATVNAPQADIAEFLAFVLPPETRREDRLSWCDEYRRALEQASDAILDEEQFRAGFDLACADLLIGRLGLYTMAHTYKDYSFLPRVLDGVFRHVAASPTLAPFTR; via the coding sequence CGATGCCGCGCATCCCCCACCGCGGACATTACAGCCGCGACCGTGCCGACGACCGGCTCGAGTGGGTGCGTCAGAGGACGGGAGCGCCGCTCGTAGAGCTGGGCACCTACGGTACGGATCCCGAGACGCTGCGCGGCAACGTGGAGAACTTCATCGGCATGGTGCAGGTGCCGGTCGGGGTGGGGGGGCCGCTGCTCGTCCGCGGCGAGCACGTGGACGACTACATCGTGGCACCGCTGGCGACCACGGAGGGCACCCTGGTCGCCTCGCTCTCGCGGGGGTCCCGTGCGCTCAGCCTGGCGGGCGGCGTGCGGGCACGGGTGGTGCACCAGCAGATGACGCGGGCGCCGATGTTCACGTGCGGCTCCCTCGACGACGCCTTCCGCCTCCTACGCTGGCTCGAAGGCCACCTCGACGACCTGCGGGCGGCCGTCCGCACGGCCAGCCAGCGGGCCGAACTCGTCGCGGTCCGGGGCTTCGTCAGCGGCGCCGTGCTCCACGTCCGCTTCCTGTACCGCACCGCGGATGCCGCCGGCCAGAATATGACCACCGCAGCCACGCACCACGCATGCGAGTGGGTACTGGAGCACCTCCCGCCCGACGTAGACCTGGTGCGCTACGTCATCGAGGGCAACTTCAGCAGCGATAAGAAGGCCAGCTTCCTCAGCTTCATCGAAGGGCGGGGGACGCGGGTCGTCGCCGAGGCGAAGCTGCCGGGCGCCGTGCTCCGGGACGTGCTAAAGGTGGAGCCCTCGGACCTCCTCAGCACCTGGTCGGGCTTCGTATCGGCCTCGGTGGGGGCCGGGATGATGGGGCTGAACGTGAACGTCGCCAACACCATCGCCGCGCTCTTCACCGCCACGGGGCAGGACATCGCCTGCGTCCACGAATCGTCCGTCGGGCAGCTCGACGTCCGGCCCGACGGCGACGGCATCTACGTCTCCCTCGTGCTGCCGTCGCTCGTCATCGGCACCGTCGGGGGCGGCACCGGGCTCCCGACGCAGCGCGAAGCGCTCGAGATGCTAGGCTGTTACGGAGCGGGCAAGGGCGGCCGCCTCGCCGAGATCGTCGCCGCCTTCGCGCTGGCGCTCGACCTCTCGACGCTCTCGGCCATCACGGCCGGCCACTTCGCCGCCGCGCACGAACGTCTCGGGCGTAACCGCCCGGACCTGGGAGTGAAGGCGGAGGACTTTAATGAAGGCCTCTTCGAGCGCCTACTCTCCGATGAAGACGGGCCCGTCGCCGTGGGGTCCGCCGAGCCGATTCCGATGGACACCTCGGCGAGCATCCTTTCGGACCTCGCCGCTACCGAACTCAGCAACAAGCGCGTCGGTCTCTTCCCGTACGAGGTGCGCTATACGAGGGAGGGCGTCAGGGGCACGGTGAGGCTCGTACTCAAGGTGAAGGCGACCGACAGCGAGGTGGTCGGCGCGCTCAACAAGATGGCGCAGGGCTGCGGTGGCCCCCTCTCCTCCGCGTTCGGGCGACTCGGCCTGCAGACCGACTTCCGCGGCTGCCACGAACGCGAACTCGCGCTCGCCCGGCTGCCCCAACAAAAGTTCACCCGCATCGCCCCGAAGATCTACGGCACGTGGCATGACGCCGACCGCGAGGTCTGCGTCATCGCGATGGAACTCCTCGAAGACGTGACCCACGTCGGGACGGCCGACCGACCGGACGCGTGGAGCCGCGACGACATCGCCGTCGTGCTGAACGATCTCGCTCCGTTCCACGCGTTGCATCTCGGCCGCACGGATAGCCTACCAGAGGACCTGTGTCTCTCTCCTCGCACGACCCACGCGACGGGGGGTTTGGCGGAACTCTGGCGCGCCCTCGCCGATCACGGGGCCGTCGAGTTCCCCGGCACCTACACGCCTGAGCGACTCAGGATGGTGCGTGCCCTCATCGACTCGATAGAGGAGTGGTGGCCGACGCTCGAGGCCATGCCGCGAACGCTGGTCCACAACGACTTCAACCCGCGCAACCTCTGCCTGCGGCGGGGAGGCGACGGTGCGCGCCTCTGTGCCTACGACTGGGAGCTAGCCACCGTGAACGCACCGCAGGCGGACATCGCGGAGTTCCTCGCCTTCGTCCTACCCCCGGAGACGAGGCGCGAGGACCGGTTGTCGTGGTGCGACGAGTATCGCCGGGCGCTCGAGCAGGCCTCGGACGCTATCCTCGACGAGGAGCAGTTCCGTGCCGGCTTCGACCTGGCCTGCGCGGACCTGCTGATTGGGCGCCTGGGCCTCTACACGATGGCGCACACCTACAAGGACTACTCGTTTCTGCCGCGGGTGCTAGACGGCGTCTTCCGACACGTCGCCGCCTCTCCGACGCTGGCCCCCTTCACTCGCTAA